A single region of the Saprospiraceae bacterium genome encodes:
- a CDS encoding LytTR family DNA-binding domain-containing protein, which translates to MRTDIFSLPLQLHQIRRLIIPVLALLLVHFTIYKKLPFQEGYSFPLLSYILITFIGFIICEVNARVHQHLSKKWPLSERNLKRLSLQILGGMLGTALVFTPLTLLINQVWFGIPFEWVHFLAFLLLMLGISFLENTIFLLVDFYLLSRQLAAEKTHNLSVKEKEQLSATLLVKSGPRTLRIAVEEIAYFFSKGGIVTLVKTDGQKIITEFEALHELEQKFTTLFRINRQYLIHPQAIKSVKEVENRKLEVDLTPLFNGKIDPVIISRYKRNAFRDWLER; encoded by the coding sequence ATGAGGACGGATATCTTCAGCTTACCATTGCAACTCCATCAAATCCGCCGCTTAATCATTCCGGTATTAGCACTTTTACTGGTACACTTCACCATTTATAAAAAACTACCTTTCCAGGAAGGCTATTCCTTTCCGCTCTTATCCTATATCCTGATTACCTTCATTGGCTTTATCATATGTGAGGTTAATGCCCGCGTACATCAACACCTCAGTAAAAAATGGCCATTAAGCGAGCGCAATCTTAAACGCTTGTCTTTACAAATATTAGGAGGAATGTTGGGCACTGCCCTGGTTTTTACGCCTTTAACGCTTCTAATCAATCAGGTTTGGTTTGGCATCCCTTTCGAATGGGTCCATTTTTTAGCCTTTTTGTTGCTGATGCTGGGAATTTCATTTTTGGAGAATACCATTTTCCTATTGGTTGACTTTTATTTACTAAGTCGACAATTAGCGGCAGAAAAGACACACAACCTATCTGTTAAGGAAAAAGAACAGCTTTCTGCAACCTTGTTAGTGAAAAGTGGTCCACGTACTTTGCGGATAGCTGTAGAAGAAATCGCCTACTTTTTTTCAAAAGGAGGGATTGTAACCCTAGTCAAAACAGATGGACAAAAAATCATTACCGAATTTGAGGCCCTCCATGAACTCGAACAGAAATTCACTACCCTATTCCGAATCAATAGACAATACCTCATCCACCCCCAGGCCATCAAAAGTGTTAAAGAGGTGGAAAATCGAAAATTAGAAGTAGATCTTACACCTTTATTCAACGGAAAAATAGATCCAGTAATCATAAGCCGATATAAGCGAAACGCTTTTAGAGATTGGCTGGAGAGGTAG
- a CDS encoding Hsp20/alpha crystallin family protein encodes MCYKAAHHSHMGRHHHHRHHVRNAWKNWLTQPPVNVEELDDKYEVHLFAAGYAKSDFQIVLQDNTLIIRVDKPDNVNESGPNWRRLEFQPKSFERRFELNEKIDKEAISATYEDGILKVTLQKRAGFESVRQEIDIV; translated from the coding sequence ATGTGCTATAAAGCAGCTCATCATTCCCATATGGGAAGACACCATCATCATCGTCATCACGTCAGAAATGCCTGGAAAAATTGGTTGACACAACCCCCCGTCAACGTAGAAGAGCTAGACGACAAATATGAAGTGCATCTCTTTGCCGCTGGCTATGCTAAAAGCGATTTTCAAATTGTGCTTCAGGACAATACCCTGATCATTCGGGTGGATAAACCAGACAATGTTAACGAAAGCGGACCCAACTGGAGGCGCCTTGAATTCCAGCCCAAAAGCTTTGAAAGGCGCTTTGAGTTGAACGAGAAGATCGATAAGGAAGCCATTAGTGCAACCTACGAAGACGGCATTTTGAAAGTTACATTACAAAAACGTGCCGGTTTCGAATCCGTTCGCCAAGAGATTGATATCGTTTAA
- a CDS encoding DUF6090 family protein — protein MLKFFRRIRRKLLEEGNLRRYLAYAIGETLLVMVGILMALQVNNWNQGKANRTREIQLLKELKSDLIACESFLALGIAHNDFSIKAKDIVIDFVEGKLPLNDTLQSYFNRFWQFNFTKLSNETAYKSIENWGFDNLSNDTLRQQIITLYNFQGKLLEEMFEVEKRVSLGDYLTTISVLMDFEDRNRIQPFGEIPDVKKQQYINFEKLVRVNLQRNIIARKRIAKEIERVKVNVEKEINRLEK, from the coding sequence ATGCTAAAATTCTTTCGAAGGATAAGGAGGAAATTATTGGAAGAGGGTAATCTCAGAAGATACCTGGCCTATGCTATTGGTGAGACCCTGCTGGTAATGGTTGGAATACTAATGGCACTCCAAGTTAATAATTGGAATCAGGGCAAAGCTAACAGAACAAGGGAAATTCAATTGCTCAAAGAACTTAAATCAGATTTGATTGCTTGTGAATCTTTCCTTGCCTTAGGAATCGCACACAATGATTTCTCCATCAAAGCCAAAGATATTGTTATTGATTTTGTGGAAGGAAAGCTTCCGCTTAATGACACACTTCAATCTTATTTTAACAGATTTTGGCAATTTAATTTTACAAAACTGAGCAATGAGACAGCTTATAAATCCATTGAGAATTGGGGTTTTGACAATTTATCTAATGATACGCTGCGACAACAAATCATTACTCTTTACAATTTTCAAGGAAAACTTCTTGAAGAGATGTTTGAGGTAGAGAAAAGGGTTTCCCTGGGAGACTATTTAACAACCATCTCAGTCCTAATGGATTTTGAAGATCGCAATCGTATACAACCTTTTGGAGAAATACCAGATGTAAAAAAACAGCAGTATATTAATTTTGAGAAACTTGTAAGGGTTAATCTTCAGAGGAATATCATCGCCAGAAAAAGAATCGCAAAAGAAATAGAACGAGTAAAGGTTAATGTCGAAAAGGAAATAAACAGACTCGAAAAATAG
- a CDS encoding sigma-70 family RNA polymerase sigma factor, with the protein MSIQMAKQSRQNIASVVKENGNRLFRFIRGRVPTTADAEDILQEVWYQFSKVVDTEPIEQVSSWLFRVARNRITDSYRKKKNDLLADDAYEEEEGELFLKDIFTADSTPETEMFRQVFWEALFEALEELPENQRDVFVWNELEDQTFQEISDRTGINIKTLISRKRYAVQHLRKQLQALYEDFFEY; encoded by the coding sequence ATGTCGATACAAATGGCCAAACAATCGAGACAAAACATAGCGAGCGTCGTCAAAGAGAATGGCAATAGACTGTTCCGGTTTATTCGGGGCAGGGTGCCGACGACTGCCGATGCAGAAGATATTTTGCAGGAAGTTTGGTACCAGTTTAGCAAAGTAGTGGATACAGAACCCATTGAGCAAGTGAGTAGTTGGCTATTCCGGGTGGCCCGTAATAGAATTACCGATAGTTATCGCAAAAAGAAAAATGACCTATTAGCGGATGATGCTTACGAAGAGGAGGAAGGGGAGTTGTTTTTGAAAGATATTTTTACTGCTGATAGTACCCCCGAGACAGAGATGTTTCGGCAAGTCTTTTGGGAAGCCCTATTTGAGGCCCTGGAAGAACTCCCCGAGAACCAACGCGATGTTTTTGTTTGGAATGAACTGGAGGACCAAACGTTTCAAGAGATTTCGGATCGAACTGGTATCAATATAAAGACCTTAATTTCTAGAAAACGATATGCGGTGCAGCATTTGCGCAAGCAATTACAAGCACTGTATGAAGATTTTTTCGAGTATTAA
- a CDS encoding Gfo/Idh/MocA family oxidoreductase, with protein sequence MASKRRNFLKQSLASAAGLAATSMLFGRDLHTTSRPEEIIIKPEKRSKPKDAIKFSVIGLNHGHIYGMVASLIEGGGSMVAVYAKEPDLLQGFIKRYPEVKVAKSEAEILEDHSIQLVASASIPVDRAPLGIRVMKAGKDYMTDKPGILTFEQFKKVKKVQRETGRIYAIVYSERLSNPASVKAGELVHAGAIGKVVQLIGLGPHRMRPASRPDWFFNPALGGGILCDIGSHQCDQFLYYTNSKQAKVSYAQTGNFNLSKYPEFQDFGDMSVRSDHATGYIRIDWYTPEGLATWGDGRTFILGTEGYIEMRKYIDIAGREGGNHLFLVNQKETKYYDCSNVYMPYGEQLVSDVVHRTETAMTQEHCFLATELALTAQKKAFKLNG encoded by the coding sequence ATGGCATCAAAAAGGCGTAACTTTCTAAAGCAATCGCTGGCCTCAGCTGCCGGATTAGCGGCTACTTCCATGTTATTTGGGCGTGATCTGCACACTACTTCTCGACCGGAAGAGATTATTATCAAACCGGAAAAACGTTCCAAACCTAAAGATGCTATCAAATTCTCTGTGATTGGGCTCAATCATGGACATATTTATGGTATGGTAGCGTCACTGATCGAGGGAGGGGGAAGTATGGTGGCAGTATATGCCAAAGAGCCCGATCTATTGCAGGGTTTTATCAAGCGGTATCCTGAAGTAAAAGTGGCTAAAAGTGAAGCCGAAATTCTCGAAGACCATTCCATTCAATTGGTTGCCAGTGCCTCCATTCCGGTAGACCGCGCCCCGCTTGGCATACGGGTGATGAAAGCAGGCAAGGATTATATGACCGACAAGCCCGGTATCCTCACCTTTGAGCAATTTAAAAAAGTAAAAAAGGTACAACGGGAAACCGGGCGTATTTATGCTATAGTATATAGCGAACGTTTGAGTAATCCGGCCTCCGTCAAAGCTGGTGAACTGGTGCATGCCGGGGCTATTGGTAAAGTCGTTCAACTTATCGGACTCGGACCACACCGGATGCGACCAGCAAGTCGTCCAGACTGGTTTTTTAATCCCGCATTGGGAGGAGGGATTCTATGTGATATTGGTTCTCATCAATGTGATCAGTTTCTCTATTATACCAATTCCAAACAGGCAAAAGTTAGTTATGCTCAGACCGGAAATTTTAACCTTTCTAAATATCCTGAATTTCAGGATTTTGGGGATATGAGCGTACGCAGCGACCATGCTACAGGCTACATTCGCATCGATTGGTATACGCCGGAAGGCCTGGCTACCTGGGGAGACGGCCGGACTTTCATTTTGGGAACAGAGGGGTATATTGAAATGCGAAAGTACATCGATATTGCCGGCAGGGAAGGGGGCAATCACCTGTTCCTGGTCAACCAGAAGGAAACAAAATATTATGATTGCAGCAATGTGTATATGCCTTATGGCGAACAATTGGTCAGCGATGTCGTCCACCGTACCGAAACGGCGATGACCCAGGAACATTGCTTCCTGGCTACGGAATTGGCTTTGACCGCTCAAAAAAAGGCTTTTAAATTGAATGGTTGA
- a CDS encoding MG2 domain-containing protein: MTKTYYRFLLLLCCCWPDISTTQPAPGASDGVAYMPEHMTIHTDRQLYISGETIWFKVYVFDSRQGKPADFSKAAYLELISQKGIAISRVKVALNNGQGAGTIELPKALNNGNYVLRAYTQAMRNEGEASFCKSMLIILNPGQPMARATDASLVSTKPPAIVHSPGQDLLISIQTTETTFPQRSQIGFEITTKNAAGQPVAANLSVSIALPSPAAIGNTGFSSPSKKETSTAPSQITYAPEPHGLRLHGKVINQNTKQGEPNATVFLALPGKAALVYGATTDATGAFNFLLPKLYGLRQIVLQAQPQTTVPVSIELDDEFHSISDTNSATFVLPSQWESLAQTAMVNAQIGQAYEAFETQPTYTTHAPFATVPFFGKPDIQYLLDDYTRFPLPEFFFEVVTEVSVKGKFGSERLEVINDWEASFKELPPLLLVDGVPVFDQNAFLKLNNKLIASTEVVTSPFWLNPVIFNGVIQISSFESNAYSFVLPETALQRSYLTFLPERVFAVSDNSQTNPQLPDFRNTLFWSPSVQTDANGKAEITFFTSDALGPYDIQVRGVSETGLQGIGSSRITIIKPVLKE; this comes from the coding sequence ATGACTAAAACTTACTATCGTTTTTTGTTGCTTTTATGTTGCTGCTGGCCTGATATAAGCACTACCCAGCCAGCGCCAGGGGCTTCAGATGGCGTGGCTTACATGCCTGAACATATGACTATACACACGGATCGTCAACTGTACATCAGTGGAGAAACGATCTGGTTTAAGGTGTATGTTTTTGACAGTCGACAGGGTAAACCTGCTGATTTTAGCAAAGCCGCCTATCTGGAATTGATTAGCCAAAAGGGGATAGCCATTTCCAGGGTGAAGGTAGCCTTGAACAATGGGCAGGGAGCGGGAACCATTGAACTCCCCAAAGCCTTGAACAACGGCAACTATGTCCTGCGTGCTTATACCCAAGCCATGCGCAATGAGGGTGAAGCAAGCTTTTGTAAATCAATGCTAATTATTTTGAACCCGGGGCAGCCAATGGCCCGTGCGACGGATGCGTCACTAGTAAGCACCAAGCCACCTGCAATTGTTCATTCCCCAGGTCAAGACTTGCTGATAAGCATCCAAACAACGGAGACGACATTCCCACAGCGAAGCCAGATAGGTTTCGAGATTACAACTAAAAATGCCGCAGGGCAGCCAGTAGCTGCCAACCTTTCGGTATCCATTGCCCTGCCAAGTCCGGCTGCTATAGGAAATACAGGTTTTTCTTCCCCATCGAAAAAGGAAACATCCACCGCTCCAAGCCAAATCACCTACGCACCGGAGCCCCACGGCTTGCGCCTCCACGGAAAAGTCATCAATCAAAACACCAAACAAGGAGAACCGAATGCCACTGTCTTTCTCGCCCTACCTGGCAAAGCCGCTTTGGTTTATGGGGCAACAACTGATGCAACAGGAGCCTTTAACTTTTTACTCCCCAAATTATATGGCTTGCGGCAAATCGTCCTCCAAGCCCAGCCTCAGACAACCGTTCCGGTAAGTATTGAACTGGACGACGAATTCCATTCGATCAGCGATACCAATTCGGCTACCTTCGTCTTGCCCTCTCAGTGGGAGTCCTTGGCCCAAACAGCAATGGTCAATGCGCAAATAGGGCAAGCTTATGAGGCCTTTGAGACGCAGCCCACTTACACTACCCACGCTCCTTTTGCAACGGTACCCTTTTTTGGAAAACCCGATATTCAATACTTGCTTGACGATTACACGCGCTTCCCTTTGCCTGAGTTTTTCTTTGAAGTGGTGACCGAAGTGAGCGTCAAAGGGAAATTTGGGAGTGAACGATTGGAGGTCATAAATGATTGGGAGGCTTCCTTTAAAGAATTGCCCCCTTTGTTATTAGTAGATGGCGTTCCCGTCTTTGATCAAAATGCCTTTTTAAAACTTAATAATAAATTGATTGCTTCTACAGAGGTGGTAACGTCTCCCTTTTGGCTCAATCCGGTCATCTTTAATGGCGTCATACAAATTTCATCCTTTGAAAGTAATGCCTACTCTTTTGTACTACCCGAAACGGCGCTGCAACGTTCTTATCTGACTTTTTTGCCCGAACGCGTATTTGCTGTCTCCGATAATAGCCAAACTAATCCTCAATTACCTGATTTTCGGAATACGCTTTTTTGGTCTCCCAGTGTCCAAACTGATGCCAATGGAAAGGCCGAAATCACCTTTTTTACCTCCGATGCGCTTGGTCCTTATGACATCCAAGTGAGAGGGGTATCTGAGACCGGTTTGCAAGGAATAGGGAGTAGCAGGATTACAATAATAAAGCCTGTTTTGAAAGAATGA
- a CDS encoding TonB-dependent receptor has product MIKYLLALGIIFGYTIPSSTQTVEQVAGIRIDKDFNDWGFADFAAQIEQDQGVQFYFFSGWVADLKVKQTEQPTTLDAILNATFDGTDYRYFIHADKQVILTFGTNIQAELQWIDTTTAMPPDATVTNTSLSGLSIENQLKDFETEWIIIGNPSSPELKPKVTLSGHVLNSDTGDPLSDAIVFVEGLNTGTTTDSLGYYEIALPQGRYQISFQSIGLKETSRNLQLFASGKVDVNLGALILNMEEIVVRANRKESVRSVQMGIEALKTETIKELPALLGEVDIIRSALMLPGVQTVGEFSSGINVRGGSSDQNLVLLNGAPVFNASHLFGFSSSFSPDVVEGFELYKSSIPAKFGGRIASVLDIKMKEGEREKWTVKGGISPVTSRVTVEGPLDQERSSLIISGRSTYSDWILNRLENAAFRNSKANYYDVTTRFKTRIAKNDFLDVSAYLSNDAFKLNGDTTFGYQNRNIVANYQHEYGEKLFGTFSGIFSQYQFKVESDAQPLTSFDLSYRINYTEGRAHFSYAPSDKHQVNFGMSMTFYQLDPGSIQPSAAESVISAKALEQEKALEGSVYVSDEWTISEAFSLSAGLRFTQYLFLGPKTVFNYQENAARIEQNTIGSTTYGSGKVVQQYNGPEYRLSLRYAFDENTSVKAAFNRNRQYLSMLFNSATISPTATWKLSDQHILPQTGDQFSLGFFRNLMGDKLEFSIEGYSKIIQNMVDYKAGAELLLNEHLETEVVNGEGRAYGLEFLLKKNGRKLNGWMSYTYSKTEFRANSPYIEDRINQGAWFPTNFDKPHDFSFVGYYKVSRRFSFSSNLAYSTGRPVTIPVAKYVFANGVRLQYSQRNEFRVPDYFRWDFSVNLEGSHKLKKLAHSSWSLSLYNITGKKNVYSVYFVSDGTDAKGYQLSIFGRPFLTLTYNFRI; this is encoded by the coding sequence ATGATTAAATATTTACTTGCTTTGGGGATCATTTTCGGGTATACCATACCCTCGTCTACTCAAACAGTAGAACAGGTTGCAGGTATTCGAATTGATAAAGATTTTAATGATTGGGGGTTTGCTGATTTTGCGGCACAAATAGAGCAGGATCAGGGCGTTCAGTTTTATTTCTTTTCCGGCTGGGTAGCCGATCTAAAAGTCAAACAAACGGAACAGCCTACAACCCTGGATGCTATTTTGAATGCGACTTTTGATGGTACTGACTATCGCTATTTTATCCATGCTGACAAGCAGGTCATTCTAACCTTTGGGACAAATATACAGGCTGAATTGCAATGGATTGATACAACTACGGCAATGCCCCCGGATGCCACCGTGACCAATACATCCCTTTCTGGTCTTTCCATTGAAAATCAATTAAAAGATTTTGAAACTGAATGGATTATCATTGGTAATCCCTCGTCACCAGAGCTAAAACCTAAGGTAACCTTAAGTGGCCATGTGCTGAATTCCGATACCGGCGATCCATTGTCGGATGCCATTGTTTTTGTCGAAGGTCTTAATACAGGGACGACCACGGATTCGCTGGGTTATTACGAGATAGCGCTACCACAAGGCCGATACCAAATTAGTTTCCAGAGCATTGGCCTAAAAGAAACCAGTCGAAACTTGCAATTATTTGCCAGTGGGAAAGTGGATGTTAATTTAGGAGCCCTGATCTTAAATATGGAAGAAATTGTCGTTCGAGCCAATCGAAAAGAAAGTGTTCGAAGTGTGCAAATGGGCATTGAGGCGCTAAAAACCGAAACGATCAAGGAATTACCCGCCTTGCTAGGAGAGGTAGATATTATCCGCTCGGCCCTGATGCTGCCGGGAGTGCAAACCGTTGGGGAATTTTCGTCTGGTATCAATGTACGAGGGGGAAGTTCTGACCAAAACCTGGTATTATTAAACGGAGCGCCCGTTTTCAACGCTTCCCATCTTTTTGGCTTTTCATCTTCCTTTAGCCCCGATGTCGTAGAAGGATTTGAGTTGTACAAAAGCAGTATTCCAGCCAAATTTGGTGGCCGTATTGCTTCTGTATTGGATATAAAAATGAAAGAGGGAGAAAGAGAGAAGTGGACGGTTAAAGGCGGGATCAGCCCAGTCACCAGTCGCGTCACCGTGGAGGGACCATTGGACCAAGAAAGGAGTTCGCTCATCATCAGTGGCCGAAGCACTTATTCCGACTGGATCTTAAACAGGCTTGAAAACGCTGCTTTTCGCAATAGTAAAGCCAATTATTACGATGTCACTACCCGCTTTAAAACCCGCATTGCCAAAAATGATTTTTTAGATGTTTCTGCCTATCTCAGCAATGATGCCTTTAAATTAAATGGTGACACCACCTTTGGTTACCAAAATCGGAATATAGTTGCCAATTACCAACATGAATATGGGGAAAAACTATTTGGTACTTTTTCCGGCATTTTTAGTCAGTACCAGTTCAAGGTCGAGAGTGATGCCCAACCCCTAACGAGTTTCGACCTTTCCTATCGGATCAATTATACAGAAGGCCGGGCGCATTTTTCTTATGCACCAAGCGACAAGCACCAGGTGAACTTTGGGATGAGCATGACCTTTTATCAATTAGATCCGGGCAGCATCCAACCCTCGGCTGCCGAATCGGTCATTAGCGCCAAAGCATTGGAACAAGAGAAAGCCCTGGAGGGGAGTGTCTATGTCAGTGATGAATGGACCATTTCAGAGGCCTTTTCTCTTTCAGCGGGCTTGCGCTTTACCCAATACTTGTTTCTGGGCCCCAAAACAGTCTTTAACTACCAGGAAAATGCTGCTAGAATAGAACAGAACACCATCGGCAGCACAACTTATGGCAGTGGGAAGGTCGTTCAGCAATATAATGGCCCCGAATATCGCTTGTCTCTTCGTTATGCTTTTGATGAAAACACTTCCGTAAAAGCTGCTTTCAATCGCAATCGCCAATATTTGAGCATGTTGTTTAACTCTGCGACCATTTCGCCCACCGCTACCTGGAAATTGTCGGATCAACATATTCTGCCACAAACCGGAGACCAGTTTTCGCTGGGTTTTTTCCGCAACTTAATGGGAGATAAATTGGAATTTTCTATTGAGGGGTATTCCAAGATCATTCAAAACATGGTAGATTATAAAGCGGGAGCAGAATTGTTGCTTAATGAGCACTTGGAGACGGAAGTCGTCAATGGGGAAGGAAGGGCCTATGGTCTAGAATTCCTATTGAAAAAAAATGGCAGGAAGCTAAATGGCTGGATGAGTTATACTTATTCTAAAACCGAATTTCGGGCTAATAGTCCCTATATAGAAGATCGCATCAACCAGGGAGCATGGTTCCCTACCAATTTTGACAAACCACATGATTTCAGTTTTGTAGGTTACTATAAAGTCTCTCGGCGCTTTAGCTTTTCGAGTAACCTGGCCTATAGCACCGGTCGCCCCGTAACCATCCCTGTCGCCAAATATGTGTTTGCCAATGGGGTTCGCCTACAATACTCGCAGCGCAATGAATTTCGCGTTCCGGATTACTTTCGCTGGGATTTTTCCGTCAACTTGGAAGGCAGCCACAAGCTTAAAAAATTAGCACATAGCTCGTGGTCCTTATCCCTTTACAATATCACCGGTAAGAAAAATGTATACTCTGTTTATTTTGTGAGTGATGGCACCGATGCCAAAGGTTATCAACTGTCCATCTTTGGGCGGCCTTTTTTGACTTTAACGTATAATTTTAGAATATGA
- a CDS encoding DUF4249 domain-containing protein: MRRYIYLAFLALSIWTCVEPFEPEVGSYDSTLVVDGIFSDGEEPSLVFLSSSFPYSENENIPIQGAQVVIEEQQGGRTTLVESTPGVYQTDPSTFKGEIGKSYRLLVNTPDGNAFESSWEQMKASPPIEDIRYAIEERAPDDPNLQPVPGAQIYLSTKDTENNTRYYRWEFEETYQYSLPHPPAIRAIFGDPPGRGNDEIQYIPLSEWEGAVCWKTEYAQQILIATTENLSQDFVKDFPIYFVSNKTTRLSKRYSMLIKQYAISQSYYKYLEKVEAINETTGSLFDPIPNELFGNIKSVNGKEIPVLGYFGVAGKTATRIFINREELPTDLRMPFRPICINDTIPLSFSRLYSETKFRYRALYDYNYNLIGTPIAYLLTDPICASCAANNATNVKPDFW; encoded by the coding sequence ATGAGAAGATATATTTACCTCGCTTTCCTTGCTTTGTCTATTTGGACTTGTGTGGAGCCCTTTGAGCCTGAGGTAGGTTCCTATGATAGCACTTTGGTAGTGGATGGTATCTTCAGCGATGGGGAGGAACCTTCGCTTGTCTTTCTGTCTAGTTCATTCCCCTATTCGGAGAATGAAAATATACCTATTCAGGGTGCCCAGGTGGTCATCGAAGAGCAACAGGGTGGACGCACCACCTTAGTAGAATCTACCCCAGGGGTTTACCAAACGGACCCAAGTACTTTTAAAGGAGAAATTGGCAAAAGTTATCGGCTATTGGTCAACACACCCGATGGCAATGCCTTTGAATCTAGCTGGGAGCAGATGAAAGCATCCCCTCCCATTGAAGACATTCGTTATGCCATTGAGGAGCGGGCACCGGATGACCCCAACTTGCAGCCCGTACCTGGCGCACAAATATACCTTAGCACAAAGGATACAGAAAATAATACCCGCTATTACCGTTGGGAGTTCGAAGAAACTTATCAGTATTCTTTACCCCATCCGCCTGCGATTAGAGCTATTTTCGGGGACCCTCCGGGTAGGGGCAATGATGAGATACAATATATCCCTTTGAGCGAATGGGAAGGTGCTGTTTGCTGGAAAACGGAATACGCGCAGCAAATCCTGATCGCTACGACCGAAAACCTCAGTCAGGATTTTGTGAAAGATTTTCCGATTTATTTTGTCAGTAACAAAACGACCCGTTTGTCTAAGCGCTATAGCATGCTGATCAAACAATATGCTATTTCGCAATCCTATTATAAATACCTGGAAAAAGTAGAGGCCATCAATGAAACCACAGGTAGCCTATTTGATCCGATTCCCAATGAGTTATTTGGAAACATCAAAAGTGTCAATGGTAAAGAAATTCCAGTCTTAGGGTATTTTGGGGTAGCGGGAAAAACCGCCACTCGCATCTTTATCAACCGAGAGGAATTACCTACGGACTTGCGAATGCCCTTTCGCCCCATATGTATAAACGACACGATCCCGCTTAGTTTCTCCAGACTTTATAGTGAGACAAAATTCAGATACAGGGCATTATACGATTATAATTATAACCTCATTGGAACACCCATTGCGTATTTGTTGACGGATCCCATTTGTGCAAGTTGCGCAGCAAACAATGCAACTAACGTAAAACCCGATTTTTGGTGA
- a CDS encoding DUF2911 domain-containing protein: MKKVCFLPILLWCWTLQVFGQELPSELQLSELSAKASLQQTIGVTDISLHYYRPNAKGRRIWGELVPFGEVWRAGANNTSKITFSTAIKVEGKELAAGTYSLFVIPEVKQWTFIFNTSPNQFGAFFYTGESDALKVIVPVEKRKNHQESLSYQFDNIHLNKGELRLSWGTKEAILHMETSLDELYQHVLDLVKLADEQQNNTYYTACISWAIDHQHFITEAEQWLAASLAIKPGFGNQLLQCRLWALKKEYDMANHQLEKLGKEYPQFVTIVSSFKSRWEKEQKL, from the coding sequence ATGAAAAAAGTATGTTTTCTTCCGATACTACTATGGTGTTGGACCTTGCAGGTATTTGGCCAAGAATTGCCGAGTGAACTTCAATTGAGTGAACTTAGCGCAAAGGCTAGTCTTCAACAAACAATTGGGGTGACCGATATTAGCCTCCATTATTACAGGCCCAATGCTAAGGGTCGGCGTATTTGGGGTGAATTGGTGCCTTTTGGTGAAGTCTGGCGAGCGGGTGCAAATAATACCAGTAAAATAACCTTTTCTACGGCTATAAAAGTGGAAGGGAAGGAATTGGCAGCGGGAACTTATTCTCTTTTTGTTATTCCAGAAGTTAAGCAGTGGACGTTTATTTTTAACACCAGCCCCAATCAATTTGGCGCTTTCTTTTATACAGGAGAGTCAGATGCGCTAAAAGTAATAGTCCCCGTAGAGAAACGGAAAAACCACCAAGAATCGCTGAGCTATCAATTTGATAATATTCACCTCAATAAAGGAGAACTGCGCCTCAGTTGGGGTACTAAAGAAGCCATTTTGCACATGGAAACCTCTTTAGATGAGTTGTATCAACATGTCTTGGATTTGGTGAAACTAGCCGATGAGCAGCAAAACAACACCTATTATACAGCCTGCATTTCCTGGGCTATAGATCATCAACATTTTATAACAGAAGCCGAGCAATGGCTAGCTGCTTCTTTGGCGATCAAACCTGGGTTTGGTAATCAATTGTTGCAATGCCGATTATGGGCTTTGAAAAAGGAGTACGATATGGCTAACCATCAACTGGAAAAACTAGGAAAGGAATATCCTCAGTTTGTGACCATTGTGTCTTCTTTTAAAAGCAGATGGGAAAAGGAACAAAAATTGTGA
- a CDS encoding DinB family protein has product MQTTLHTIGQVLADQFQLQNSIFQNALDKIDDKIALQRPSPQNNHLNWLLGHLLTCRYMLANSIGLKINDPNGQLYFSTITEGPYAKLEDIVKHWLDISPALIEYIGDLSQEALTVDIGNGATKKDIIQFFAYHEAYHLGQIGYAIKWLTGEAMKSN; this is encoded by the coding sequence ATGCAAACCACACTTCATACTATAGGCCAGGTGCTGGCCGATCAGTTTCAACTGCAAAACAGCATTTTTCAAAATGCACTGGACAAAATTGATGATAAAATAGCCCTGCAACGACCCAGTCCCCAAAATAATCACCTCAACTGGTTACTCGGCCACTTGCTCACTTGCCGATACATGCTGGCTAATAGCATTGGATTAAAAATAAACGATCCTAATGGTCAGTTATATTTTAGCACCATTACGGAAGGTCCGTACGCTAAGCTGGAGGACATTGTTAAGCACTGGTTGGACATAAGCCCTGCCTTAATCGAATACATTGGCGACCTTTCTCAAGAAGCGTTAACCGTAGATATAGGCAATGGCGCAACGAAAAAAGACATTATCCAGTTCTTCGCCTACCACGAAGCCTACCACCTGGGACAGATTGGTTATGCTATAAAATGGTTGACAGGAGAGGCAATGAAGAGTAATTAA